The following coding sequences are from one Paenibacillus sp. JDR-2 window:
- a CDS encoding glycoside hydrolase family 3 C-terminal domain-containing protein, whose protein sequence is MDSSKGIKRRKTASLLLAGTLMFSGAVQIMPSKASADALTFHTQVGGVFDGMPLFDGVPSHLDAFVDTYFNYVGLEGASLYATGIRDNYTFVMDDNPVKGKTVPGGIAAADNVYGVSTDFPALVGLGQSWNKELLTQVGQVMGSEKISQNNVKQGTANIHNGSNASKPIAFTALSDLRINPLNGRFPEGYGEDPYLSATMIDNMAAGLSGTDQNESDNGFWIRAIVGTKHFSMYNAEWFRQSSSTAAGARAIYEYQTPSAFKGLESGSVSGIMTSFGRTNGIPNIISPYMILGDNVARYGMYSSPDFNGEQHLYNTSFGNGYDTQYTLDRKHALALMVLGHSESVRASGTDKTDVVTLANAVKDGLYGITLQDVRDAGRPLVNQLVRAGIFNETDANGIPKYYPFASQAKDVSSSLTSFSTQAHQEVAQQAARETVVLLKNTDGALPLDKTKKAAVVGAYADMRMKAQYSASTPSLPAAGKTPLFTILNTIGASKVQFNTGGEVIALKSKANGKYLTAGTAAGAQLTADYSTSDNTFGNAQLFEVYDWGQQAASLLSKENSRWVTAPTANNAAVGNTATASLLLTGSDWSNLTSVSNNSTVPAKLRIEGNSDNSVSIISGGLAFQTGVYSGRYVTAAADGKIATGAAAIGNLANYNSRGTDAKFEKTTVKEAGADAAALADTQDYALVFIGAHPSNSAAEGNDRADLYLGANDYKLVKNVAAAFAAKNKKTIVVLLASSPVIMEEIQNDPNVSAVVEQPYSGEFDAQGLTDVLYGDYAPTGRLTSTWYADMTALPAIDKYSIPEGSATTLSQIDPRYTVDMSNADPVETKLTYMYTSAPVTYPFGYGLGYADFTYKDFSAPSSASSTSPFNVSVEITNEGSIATSEVVQLYARKNGSAYGAEAPQKKLVGYEKVSLTAGEHKVVTLTVDPKDLAIWDVNKGDYIVEDGSYSLMAGHSSDDIRFTGNITIGGDQLASLSAVTKFNVFDHAFASSNVAYSEASKARTVASLSEDKIAGEYYTVNSKKQGAWVALPKTDFTGAQKLAASVASNGSGGHITLRADSPANEPFATIEVPVTSVSTYTMPTAADQTVRELGFAEVEATVDNAPAGLHTVYVVFDSPDIRIDTLQVTENELTISSPAANAVLPGAEVGTAYDQLLNLGAIGGTKPYAWSVTGLPDGLSFDPATGKITGTPAEGSNNASPYTVTITVTDANNTAIAVTNTLAVHNAGVLTASITGASQIYSNAPFSLTVGLNHVSVPLLAQDIRISYDSSAVEFLSADSLVEGVSIVGTNTDEPGIVRVLVVSEGPDHAVTAAGDVIKLNMKAKQVSGNRAAVFAIASAEFSDAATEIAAEAGDALSVQILYVNTQALLDIITEAQAFHDAAVEGTAVGQYPAGSKATLQAAIDAAANVAAGAPTEQQVQDAAAALHTALQAFKQLAVTQVVGDVNGDNRISVLDLAQVSVNYGKTSQSADWSSIKRMDLNNDGVIDISDLVIIAQKILQA, encoded by the coding sequence TCCCGCTCTCGTTGGCCTTGGCCAATCCTGGAACAAGGAGCTGCTGACGCAGGTCGGGCAGGTTATGGGCAGCGAGAAAATCAGCCAGAACAACGTCAAGCAAGGCACGGCCAATATTCATAACGGTTCGAATGCTTCCAAGCCGATCGCTTTTACCGCATTGTCGGATTTGCGCATCAACCCGCTGAACGGACGTTTCCCGGAAGGGTACGGGGAAGACCCGTATCTGTCGGCAACGATGATTGACAATATGGCGGCAGGACTGTCCGGCACGGATCAGAACGAGAGCGATAACGGCTTCTGGATCCGGGCTATCGTAGGGACGAAGCACTTCTCCATGTACAATGCGGAATGGTTCCGGCAATCCTCCAGCACCGCGGCGGGAGCAAGGGCGATCTACGAATACCAGACCCCTTCCGCGTTCAAAGGGCTGGAATCCGGCTCCGTTTCGGGTATTATGACTTCCTTCGGCCGCACAAACGGCATTCCGAATATCATTTCTCCTTATATGATTCTGGGCGATAATGTTGCGCGGTACGGCATGTACTCGTCGCCGGACTTTAACGGGGAGCAGCATCTGTACAACACAAGCTTCGGCAATGGCTACGACACGCAGTATACGCTCGACCGCAAGCACGCGCTGGCGCTTATGGTGCTTGGTCATTCGGAATCCGTCCGCGCCTCCGGTACGGATAAGACGGATGTCGTGACGCTTGCCAACGCGGTTAAAGACGGACTGTACGGCATCACGCTGCAGGATGTGCGGGATGCGGGCAGACCGCTTGTGAATCAGCTGGTCCGTGCGGGGATTTTTAACGAAACGGACGCGAACGGCATTCCGAAATATTATCCGTTTGCCAGCCAGGCGAAGGATGTATCGTCGAGCCTTACGAGCTTCAGCACCCAAGCCCATCAGGAAGTAGCTCAGCAGGCTGCTAGGGAAACGGTTGTTCTGCTGAAAAATACGGACGGCGCGCTGCCGCTTGATAAAACGAAAAAAGCAGCGGTTGTTGGGGCTTACGCGGATATGCGCATGAAAGCCCAATATTCGGCGAGCACTCCGAGTCTTCCGGCTGCAGGCAAAACGCCATTGTTCACGATTCTGAACACGATTGGCGCTTCCAAGGTGCAATTCAATACCGGCGGCGAGGTTATCGCGCTGAAGTCGAAGGCAAACGGTAAATACCTGACTGCCGGAACGGCGGCGGGAGCGCAATTAACAGCGGATTATTCAACATCGGACAATACGTTCGGCAACGCTCAGCTGTTCGAGGTCTACGATTGGGGCCAGCAGGCGGCAAGCCTGCTCTCCAAGGAAAACAGCCGCTGGGTAACGGCGCCTACAGCAAACAATGCGGCGGTTGGCAATACGGCAACGGCAAGCCTGCTGCTGACGGGTTCGGACTGGTCCAACCTGACGTCGGTCAGCAATAACAGCACGGTTCCGGCTAAGCTGCGCATCGAAGGCAATTCGGACAATTCCGTCTCGATCATTTCCGGCGGATTGGCATTCCAGACCGGCGTATACAGCGGCCGGTATGTCACGGCGGCAGCGGACGGCAAGATTGCTACGGGCGCTGCGGCAATCGGTAATCTCGCGAACTATAATTCGCGCGGCACGGATGCGAAGTTTGAGAAAACAACGGTCAAGGAAGCCGGTGCGGATGCGGCAGCTTTGGCAGACACGCAGGATTATGCTCTCGTATTTATTGGCGCGCATCCAAGCAACAGCGCTGCGGAAGGCAATGACCGCGCGGACCTTTACCTAGGTGCCAATGATTACAAGCTGGTGAAAAACGTAGCCGCGGCTTTCGCAGCCAAGAACAAGAAAACGATCGTTGTTCTGCTCGCCAGCTCGCCGGTCATCATGGAAGAAATTCAGAACGACCCTAACGTATCGGCGGTTGTGGAACAGCCTTATTCCGGCGAATTCGACGCGCAAGGGCTTACCGATGTTCTGTATGGCGACTATGCGCCAACCGGCCGATTGACTTCTACCTGGTATGCGGATATGACGGCTTTGCCTGCAATCGATAAATACTCGATTCCGGAAGGCAGCGCGACAACGCTTAGCCAGATTGATCCTCGTTACACTGTAGATATGTCCAATGCCGATCCGGTTGAAACAAAGCTGACGTATATGTATACCTCGGCGCCTGTTACCTATCCGTTTGGCTACGGGTTAGGCTATGCGGACTTTACGTACAAGGATTTCTCGGCTCCATCAAGCGCAAGCAGCACTTCTCCGTTTAACGTATCCGTAGAGATTACAAACGAAGGCAGCATCGCAACTTCCGAGGTCGTACAGCTGTATGCCCGGAAAAACGGCTCTGCTTACGGAGCCGAAGCTCCTCAGAAGAAGCTTGTCGGTTATGAGAAAGTATCCCTTACGGCAGGCGAACACAAGGTCGTTACCTTAACCGTCGATCCTAAGGATCTTGCGATCTGGGATGTGAACAAAGGCGATTACATCGTTGAGGACGGCTCGTATTCCCTGATGGCGGGCCATTCTTCGGATGATATCCGCTTTACGGGCAATATCACGATCGGAGGCGACCAACTTGCATCGCTTTCGGCCGTAACTAAATTTAACGTCTTTGATCATGCGTTCGCGTCCAGCAATGTGGCGTATTCCGAAGCTTCCAAAGCACGGACGGTGGCCAGCCTCAGCGAAGACAAGATCGCTGGCGAATACTACACCGTTAATTCGAAGAAGCAGGGAGCTTGGGTAGCTCTGCCTAAGACCGATTTTACGGGCGCGCAAAAGCTGGCTGCCAGCGTTGCGAGCAACGGCAGCGGCGGTCATATTACGCTACGCGCGGATTCGCCGGCTAATGAGCCTTTTGCTACCATTGAAGTTCCCGTTACCTCCGTATCCACGTATACAATGCCAACCGCGGCGGATCAGACGGTACGCGAGCTTGGTTTTGCGGAAGTGGAAGCCACGGTTGACAACGCGCCGGCCGGTCTTCATACGGTTTACGTGGTATTTGATTCGCCGGATATCCGGATCGACACTCTGCAGGTTACAGAGAACGAGTTGACCATCAGCTCCCCGGCAGCGAATGCGGTACTTCCTGGAGCGGAGGTAGGAACCGCTTATGACCAGCTGCTGAATCTTGGCGCAATTGGCGGAACCAAGCCTTATGCATGGAGCGTAACCGGGCTTCCTGACGGACTTTCCTTTGACCCTGCTACAGGTAAAATTACGGGTACGCCGGCGGAAGGCAGCAATAATGCCAGTCCTTATACCGTTACGATTACGGTAACCGATGCGAATAATACGGCAATTGCAGTGACTAACACTCTGGCCGTTCATAATGCCGGTGTCCTCACGGCATCCATTACGGGTGCGAGTCAGATCTATTCCAATGCGCCGTTCAGTCTGACGGTTGGATTAAACCATGTATCCGTTCCGCTGCTGGCACAGGATATCCGGATCAGCTATGATTCCAGCGCCGTAGAATTCCTAAGCGCGGATTCGCTGGTAGAGGGAGTCAGCATTGTTGGCACGAATACGGATGAACCAGGCATCGTGCGCGTACTGGTCGTCAGCGAAGGGCCGGATCACGCAGTTACGGCTGCGGGCGACGTGATTAAGCTGAATATGAAAGCCAAGCAGGTATCGGGCAATAGGGCGGCGGTGTTTGCTATAGCCAGTGCGGAATTCTCCGATGCCGCAACCGAGATTGCGGCTGAAGCCGGCGATGCCTTAAGCGTTCAAATTCTGTACGTGAATACGCAGGCCTTGCTTGATATCATCACAGAAGCGCAAGCCTTCCATGATGCGGCGGTTGAAGGTACGGCTGTTGGCCAATATCCGGCCGGATCCAAAGCTACCCTGCAAGCAGCCATTGACGCAGCGGCAAACGTTGCCGCCGGTGCGCCAACCGAGCAGCAGGTACAAGACGCGGCAGCGGCGCTTCATACGGCGCTTCAAGCGTTCAAGCAGCTTGCTGTAACGCAGGTTGTCGGCGACGTCAACGGCGACAACAGAATCAGCGTGCTTGACCTTGCTCAAGTATCCGTCAATTACGGCAAAACTTCGCAATCCGCGGACTGGAGCTCCATTAAGCGGATGGACCTCAATAATGACGGCGTTATCGATATTTCCGATCTTGTTATCATCGCGCAAAAAATTCTGCAAGCTTAA